The Aminivibrio pyruvatiphilus genome includes a window with the following:
- a CDS encoding Hsp70 family protein: MSGRSVLAADFGTTKTYFSKCPGDDPSPVSIDFGDGRDGIPSAILYREGKEPLVGQTALDTYGEASPEERRTLRLRTNFKADLVRSEAARAAAADFLSAVLAGARKQHLDLEPDRRQVLFGVPSEADDSFRSALRETARRGGFGLPDLVDEPKGALLYHIRQGDISAEQALEGVLVADFGGGTCDFAFLEGGKPVHSWGDMNLGGRLFDDLFYQWLLDRNPGLEEKLEEQGSAYFVQSHLCREAKEFFSRSMARDRDEAVSKVLPGYGGIRNMTWAEFRRRGSSWSPSAFLRREAQGEGGTGFPAEGADLFGLFRECLLSGLKEKGIDPLRITLVILAGGSSLWPFVPDILREELRFPLPAPQAQEGRTLLRSERPYAVISMGLALLPALTAKFASVREALASELPGFLEHEMGPVLARRCAAVKERILAGAGNEFFRKKLRPLLEEFRNAGGSLASLRRRLDERLAAEAPLLRKSLEHNFPLVLPGLAEETRELTVRWFARHGVAARPGRASLSAGNGRKEDSISLEISGMDGVVNVLAGVLGSLVTAGGALLCGGSGAALVAAGPVGLAVGGAAGLALSVLLVRWGRDRVKKMAEEIPLPPAAAVLLMTEAGVAEAERNLEEAMGAWLDSRLAATRKELEDHVRTLVADELKSLTEIGGLRPAP, from the coding sequence ATGAGCGGCCGCTCCGTGCTCGCCGCCGATTTCGGCACCACAAAGACCTACTTCTCCAAGTGCCCCGGTGACGACCCCTCGCCGGTGAGCATCGATTTCGGTGACGGAAGGGACGGTATCCCCTCCGCCATCCTCTACAGGGAGGGGAAGGAGCCCCTGGTGGGGCAGACGGCCCTGGACACCTACGGCGAGGCCTCACCGGAAGAGCGGCGCACCCTGCGTCTGCGCACCAACTTCAAGGCCGACCTCGTCCGTTCGGAAGCGGCAAGAGCCGCGGCAGCCGACTTCCTGTCCGCCGTGCTTGCCGGTGCGAGAAAACAGCATCTCGACCTGGAGCCGGACCGACGGCAGGTTCTGTTCGGCGTTCCAAGCGAGGCGGACGATTCCTTCCGGTCCGCCCTCCGGGAAACGGCCAGGCGGGGGGGCTTCGGCCTCCCGGATCTCGTGGACGAGCCGAAGGGGGCCCTGCTCTACCACATCAGGCAGGGGGACATTTCCGCCGAGCAGGCCCTGGAGGGCGTCCTCGTGGCGGACTTCGGGGGCGGCACCTGCGACTTCGCCTTCCTGGAAGGAGGGAAACCGGTCCACTCCTGGGGGGACATGAACCTGGGCGGGCGGCTTTTCGACGACCTCTTCTACCAGTGGCTCCTCGACCGGAATCCCGGCCTGGAAGAGAAACTGGAGGAACAGGGATCCGCCTACTTCGTCCAGTCCCACCTCTGCCGGGAAGCGAAGGAGTTCTTCTCCCGGTCCATGGCCCGGGACAGGGACGAAGCCGTATCGAAGGTCCTCCCGGGCTACGGGGGAATACGGAACATGACGTGGGCGGAATTCCGGCGCCGGGGATCCTCCTGGTCCCCCTCGGCCTTTCTGCGGCGGGAGGCGCAGGGGGAGGGCGGCACAGGATTTCCGGCAGAAGGTGCGGACCTTTTCGGCCTGTTCAGGGAGTGCCTCCTCTCGGGACTGAAAGAGAAGGGGATCGATCCCCTGAGGATCACCCTGGTCATCCTCGCGGGGGGGAGCAGCCTCTGGCCCTTCGTCCCGGACATCCTCAGGGAGGAACTCCGCTTTCCCCTCCCTGCACCACAGGCTCAGGAGGGGAGAACCCTTCTCCGGAGCGAACGGCCCTATGCCGTCATCTCCATGGGACTGGCCCTTCTCCCGGCTCTGACGGCGAAGTTCGCCTCCGTCAGGGAGGCGCTCGCTTCGGAGCTTCCCGGCTTTCTGGAGCACGAGATGGGGCCCGTCCTCGCCAGGAGGTGCGCCGCCGTGAAGGAACGCATCCTCGCCGGGGCGGGGAACGAATTCTTCCGGAAGAAGCTGCGCCCCCTGCTGGAGGAGTTCCGGAACGCGGGGGGATCCCTCGCGTCCCTCCGGAGGCGGCTCGACGAACGGCTCGCCGCGGAGGCTCCCCTGCTCCGGAAAAGCCTGGAGCATAATTTTCCCCTGGTGCTTCCAGGCCTGGCGGAGGAAACCCGGGAGCTCACCGTCCGGTGGTTCGCCCGCCACGGCGTCGCGGCTCGTCCGGGAAGGGCCTCCCTCAGCGCCGGGAACGGCCGGAAGGAAGATTCCATCTCCCTTGAAATTTCGGGAATGGACGGCGTGGTGAACGTCCTCGCCGGAGTTCTCGGCAGCCTGGTCACCGCCGGAGGGGCCCTGCTCTGCGGGGGCTCCGGCGCGGCACTGGTGGCCGCGGGCCCGGTGGGGCTGGCGGTGGGCGGAGCTGCCGGGCTTGCCCTGTCGGTACTCCTGGTGCGGTGGGGACGGGACAGGGTGAAGAAAATGGCGGAGGAGATTCCCCTCCCCCCCGCTGCCGCCGTTCTTCTCATGACGGAAGCGGGCGTGGCGGAAGCGGAAAGGAACCTCGAGGAAGCCATGGGAGCCTGGCTTGATTCCAGGCTTGCCGCGACCAGGAAAGAGCTTGAAGATCATGTCCGCACCCTGGTGGCGGACGAACTGAAATCCCTGACGGAGATCGGAGGGCTGCGGCCGGCCCCCTGA
- a CDS encoding LysE family transporter has translation MEWTAFLTYVLIASHTPGPNIIFAMNTARIHGFFGALPLVSGMISGLVIIMTGCAAFNLLLVRLLPAVLPWFRAAGAAYILWLAWKIAFPKPREGGEEGSVPAAPGFRQGFVLQFLNPKVILFGLTALSAFVIPWTSSKAWLFGTGLFLALACSSGVTVWTALGAAQKRIMSRQGRAVDLIMGGLLAWCAFSVSGLGNIIFR, from the coding sequence ATGGAATGGACCGCCTTTCTCACCTATGTTCTCATCGCGTCCCACACCCCGGGACCGAACATCATCTTCGCCATGAACACCGCCAGAATCCACGGCTTTTTCGGAGCCCTGCCCCTGGTGTCCGGCATGATCTCCGGGCTCGTGATCATAATGACGGGCTGCGCGGCCTTCAACCTGCTGCTCGTCCGGCTTCTCCCGGCAGTCCTCCCCTGGTTCAGGGCGGCGGGGGCGGCCTACATCCTCTGGCTCGCATGGAAGATCGCCTTCCCGAAACCGCGGGAGGGAGGGGAAGAAGGCTCCGTTCCTGCGGCACCCGGCTTCCGGCAGGGATTCGTCCTTCAGTTCCTGAACCCGAAGGTCATCCTCTTCGGCCTGACGGCCCTCTCCGCTTTCGTCATTCCATGGACATCCTCGAAAGCCTGGCTCTTCGGGACCGGCCTCTTCCTCGCCCTGGCCTGCTCGAGCGGAGTGACGGTCTGGACTGCCCTCGGTGCGGCCCAGAAACGGATCATGTCCAGACAGGGGCGGGCCGTGGATCTGATCATGGGCGGCCTGCTCGCCTGGTGCGCCTTCTCCGTCTCCGGCCTCGGAAATATCATCTTCCGGTAA
- a CDS encoding iron ABC transporter substrate-binding protein, whose translation MNRFRTCFLYVFVFLSITIPACAGEITVTDSLGRSVAVPASPERIIGSGSGALRLIVYLQAQDRVVAVDSAERRVPGLAVLTSARPYSIANPQFQELPVFGEFRGMDNPELIAGLAPQPQVIFKVSPLSGPHPDHLTAKTGIPVVGLKYGNLTDKREEFYSSLRLMGKILGKAERAEEIIAFFEGHLAELAARTADIPGGRRPSCYIGGVASRGAHGFTSTEPGYPPFLYTGAKNPAAAPGEKTSAVVQISKEKLLEWDPDILFVDLSTTTAGEQANALHQLRHDPVFSSLAAVREGRIWGVLPYNSYTINYGSVLANGYFVGKVLCPERFEDVDPAAKADEIFTFLVGKPVFSVMNEGFSGRVFSKIILEE comes from the coding sequence ATGAATCGGTTCCGCACGTGCTTCCTGTACGTCTTTGTTTTTCTCTCCATCACCATCCCGGCATGTGCCGGTGAGATCACCGTGACCGACAGCCTTGGCCGGTCCGTCGCCGTCCCGGCTTCCCCGGAGCGGATTATCGGCTCGGGGTCCGGGGCGCTCCGGCTGATCGTCTATCTTCAGGCCCAGGACAGGGTGGTCGCCGTCGACTCCGCCGAACGACGGGTTCCCGGCCTTGCCGTCCTGACGTCGGCCCGGCCCTATTCAATCGCCAATCCCCAATTCCAGGAGCTTCCCGTCTTCGGCGAGTTCCGGGGGATGGACAATCCCGAACTGATCGCCGGGCTCGCCCCCCAGCCCCAGGTGATCTTCAAGGTCTCCCCCCTCTCGGGCCCTCATCCGGACCATCTCACCGCCAAGACGGGCATTCCGGTGGTAGGCCTGAAGTACGGCAACCTCACCGACAAAAGGGAGGAGTTCTATTCTTCCCTCCGCCTGATGGGAAAAATCCTCGGTAAAGCTGAACGGGCTGAGGAAATCATCGCCTTCTTCGAGGGACACCTGGCGGAACTTGCGGCCCGCACGGCGGACATCCCCGGCGGCAGGCGCCCCTCCTGCTATATCGGCGGCGTGGCGTCCCGGGGAGCCCACGGCTTCACCTCCACGGAGCCCGGATACCCGCCCTTCCTGTACACTGGGGCGAAAAACCCGGCGGCAGCGCCGGGAGAAAAGACGTCGGCCGTCGTCCAGATTTCAAAAGAAAAACTCCTCGAATGGGATCCGGATATCCTCTTCGTGGACCTGAGCACCACCACGGCCGGGGAGCAGGCAAACGCCCTCCACCAGCTCCGGCACGATCCGGTCTTCTCCTCCCTGGCCGCAGTGCGGGAGGGGAGGATATGGGGTGTCCTGCCCTACAATTCCTACACCATCAACTACGGGTCGGTGCTCGCCAACGGCTATTTCGTCGGCAAGGTCCTCTGCCCCGAACGGTTCGAAGACGTGGATCCTGCGGCGAAGGCCGACGAGATCTTTACGTTCCTGGTGGGAAAGCCGGTCTTTTCGGTCATGAACGAGGGGTTTTCGGGGCGGGTTTTCTCGAAGATCATTCTTGAGGAGTAG
- a CDS encoding FecCD family ABC transporter permease: MHLEGHGLSPDYERHVGRKRIFLFGLAAACLVMGIFSVSRGAVSIPVADVVSTLLGGGEAKWRIIVLNIRLPQTLAALLAGGGLSLAGTVMQSALRNPLGSPFTLGLSNAAAFGAAFSIIVLGTGSMQSSAVNAVTIVNPWLTTGAAFLSSLLCMGIVLVISSVTRGMPDVMILAGVALSSLFTAGTMFLQYFADDSQIAATVFWTFGDVSRASWRDIPLMGGLLAAAFLLFFLRRFDLNAVDCGDETALSLGVPASRIRMEAMVVTSLLSAVMVALLGVIGFVGLVCPHMLRRFLGSDHRFLIPGSVLMGGLLLLAADTGARLAFAPRTLPVSVFTAFLGAPVFLALIARRRRT; encoded by the coding sequence GTGCATCTGGAAGGACACGGCCTCTCCCCGGACTACGAACGGCACGTGGGGCGCAAGAGGATCTTTCTTTTCGGACTGGCGGCCGCCTGCCTGGTGATGGGAATTTTCTCCGTCTCCCGGGGGGCCGTCTCCATCCCTGTCGCCGACGTGGTGAGCACCCTCCTCGGCGGCGGGGAGGCGAAATGGCGCATCATCGTGCTGAACATCCGCCTTCCCCAGACCCTCGCGGCCCTCCTTGCGGGCGGAGGTCTCTCCCTGGCGGGGACGGTGATGCAGTCGGCGCTCCGGAACCCCCTGGGCTCCCCCTTCACCCTCGGCCTGTCCAACGCCGCGGCTTTCGGCGCCGCCTTCTCCATTATCGTGCTGGGAACGGGCAGCATGCAGAGCAGCGCCGTAAACGCCGTCACCATCGTCAACCCGTGGCTGACCACCGGGGCGGCCTTTCTCTCGTCTCTCCTCTGCATGGGGATCGTGCTCGTCATCTCGTCGGTCACCAGGGGCATGCCGGACGTAATGATCCTCGCGGGGGTGGCCCTCAGCTCCCTCTTCACCGCGGGGACCATGTTCCTGCAGTACTTCGCCGACGACAGTCAGATCGCCGCCACGGTCTTCTGGACCTTCGGGGATGTCTCCCGGGCCTCCTGGCGGGACATTCCCCTTATGGGAGGCCTGCTGGCCGCGGCCTTTCTCCTGTTCTTCCTCCGCCGGTTCGACCTCAACGCCGTCGACTGCGGCGACGAGACGGCCCTTTCGCTGGGAGTCCCGGCGTCCCGGATCCGCATGGAGGCCATGGTGGTCACGTCCCTGCTGTCGGCGGTGATGGTGGCTCTTCTCGGAGTGATCGGCTTCGTGGGGCTGGTCTGCCCCCACATGCTCCGGCGCTTCCTCGGGTCGGACCACCGCTTTCTCATCCCCGGATCGGTGCTGATGGGGGGACTGCTTCTGCTGGCCGCCGACACGGGCGCCAGGCTCGCCTTCGCGCCCCGGACCCTCCCGGTGTCCGTGTTCACGGCCTTCCTGGGGGCGCCGGTCTTTCTCGCCCTCATCGCCCGGAGGCGACGGACATGA
- a CDS encoding ABC transporter ATP-binding protein yields the protein MILSVNGISFAYRGVPVLEDVTFSLAEGEMAALLGPNGTGKTTLLRTINGILRPAGGTVLMESRDAHVCPPRERAKFFAYVPQRGEPVRLTVFDAVLLGRRPHLGWAVERRDLEKVESALESLSLERFALRYLDELSGGEFQKVLLARALVQEPRVLLLDEPTSSLDLKNQLDMLAALRKVVKGHGVAALLSLHDLNTAFRYADRLLFLKDGCIRGMFLPSEVPGEIIADVYGVPVDIVRHKGVPLVVPS from the coding sequence ATGATCCTCTCGGTGAACGGAATCTCCTTCGCCTACAGGGGAGTGCCTGTGCTCGAGGACGTGACCTTTTCCCTTGCCGAAGGAGAGATGGCGGCGCTGCTGGGCCCCAACGGCACGGGAAAAACGACCCTGCTGAGGACGATCAACGGCATTCTCCGCCCCGCGGGGGGTACGGTGCTCATGGAGTCCAGGGACGCCCATGTTTGCCCTCCCCGGGAACGGGCGAAGTTTTTCGCCTACGTTCCCCAGCGTGGGGAACCGGTCAGGCTCACCGTCTTCGACGCCGTGCTGCTCGGCCGCCGGCCCCACCTGGGGTGGGCCGTGGAGCGGCGGGATCTGGAAAAGGTGGAGTCCGCCCTCGAAAGCCTCTCTCTTGAACGGTTCGCCCTCCGCTATCTTGACGAGCTCAGCGGAGGGGAGTTCCAGAAGGTCCTCCTGGCCCGTGCCCTGGTCCAGGAACCCCGGGTACTGCTCCTCGACGAGCCCACGAGCAGTCTCGACCTGAAAAACCAGCTCGACATGCTGGCCGCCCTCAGGAAAGTGGTCAAGGGGCACGGCGTGGCCGCCCTCCTGAGCCTCCACGACCTGAACACCGCCTTCCGGTACGCCGACAGGCTGCTCTTCCTGAAGGACGGATGCATCCGGGGGATGTTCCTTCCGTCGGAGGTTCCGGGGGAAATCATCGCCGATGTCTACGGCGTGCCCGTGGACATCGTCCGCCACAAAGGCGTCCCCCTGGTGGTGCCGTCGTGA
- a CDS encoding PAS domain S-box protein, producing MFNTLYRLGAARFLLYFAAVFLLSGTGPSCASPQYEEFNWEALPVHLLFENHGAPMMLLDPETGVILHANRAARIFYGYPDLSGINISRINTLSPEEIYREMQRARSQKENHFNFRHRLADGSVRDVEVYSYAVTVEGRDLLYTVVIDRTEVAAALGALKKRNLWIVGLLVAAILAQSGVLLLLSRAVARRKKAESALEKQLAFARSLIEVIPNPVFVKDNTGRCLSCNEAYRKMTGQPEQEIPGKPVQDIHSMEKDDECWERDDEAPVSHGTRKYERQTMNKASGERRTVIFNEAPFLDERGEIAGLVAVITDITERKRAEEDLRRTRDYLDKLIQHANAPIIVWGRDFRIIRFNHAFEHMTGYSADEVLGRRLDILFPDGSREQSLELIEETLGGEFWEMVEIPIRRKSGEIRFALWNSANVFADDGADLIATIAQGVDITERKLAEERLRETLANTRVLQKEAESANRAKSAFLANMSHEIRTPLNGVMGFIELLADTRLDDTQREYIGHINTSAHLLLDIISNVLDISKIEAERFELNPVPSDIRRLIECSLVPVRTSADKKGILLSARVEENVPANAVFDPVRLEQVLVNLLSNAVKFTDRGSVELLLSFAPLAENRGAFTFSVRDTGIGISPGEIKHIFDPFYQADSSKTRKYGGTGLGLSISRRLLQQMGSSLEVETAPGRGSRFFFTVCLPCESGTEEAIPADRNALPQGNPVPSGTGSLKEKAVILIAEDERVNRKMLSLLLSKLAPSASLVQAEDGEQAVALFREHRPDLVFMDLQMPGKDGFQATAEIRAMETEKTPAERRSFIVAITADAQRETREECLARGMDAYLPKPLQREEIRAVLDHCLGTERP from the coding sequence ATGTTCAATACCTTATACCGTCTTGGAGCGGCCCGCTTCCTCCTGTACTTCGCCGCAGTGTTCCTTCTTTCCGGGACGGGACCATCCTGCGCTTCTCCGCAGTATGAAGAATTCAACTGGGAAGCTCTTCCGGTGCACCTCCTCTTTGAAAACCACGGAGCCCCCATGATGCTGCTCGACCCGGAGACGGGGGTCATCCTCCACGCAAACCGTGCTGCGCGGATTTTCTACGGCTACCCGGATCTCTCAGGAATAAATATCAGCCGGATCAACACCCTTTCTCCCGAGGAGATTTACCGCGAGATGCAGCGGGCGCGCAGCCAGAAGGAGAACCACTTCAACTTCCGCCACAGACTGGCGGACGGTTCCGTCCGGGACGTGGAAGTCTACTCCTACGCCGTCACCGTTGAGGGACGGGACCTGCTTTACACCGTGGTAATCGACCGGACGGAGGTAGCCGCAGCCCTTGGGGCGCTGAAAAAACGAAACTTATGGATCGTCGGACTGCTGGTCGCCGCCATTCTGGCCCAGTCCGGCGTTCTTCTGCTGCTGTCGAGGGCTGTGGCACGCCGGAAAAAAGCGGAGAGCGCACTCGAAAAGCAGCTCGCTTTCGCCCGCTCGCTGATCGAAGTCATCCCCAATCCTGTCTTCGTAAAAGACAATACGGGGCGCTGCCTGAGCTGCAATGAGGCTTACAGGAAAATGACGGGACAGCCGGAGCAGGAAATACCTGGAAAACCCGTCCAGGATATTCATTCCATGGAGAAAGATGACGAATGCTGGGAAAGGGACGATGAAGCCCCTGTTTCACATGGAACACGGAAATATGAACGGCAGACGATGAACAAGGCTTCGGGTGAACGCAGAACCGTTATTTTCAACGAGGCTCCCTTCCTTGACGAAAGAGGGGAAATTGCGGGCCTCGTCGCCGTCATCACCGACATTACGGAACGGAAGCGGGCCGAGGAGGATCTCCGGAGAACCCGCGACTACCTCGACAAGCTGATCCAGCATGCCAACGCACCGATCATCGTGTGGGGCAGGGATTTTCGAATCATTCGGTTCAATCACGCCTTTGAGCACATGACAGGATATTCCGCCGATGAAGTGCTCGGCCGTCGGCTTGACATCCTCTTTCCCGACGGAAGCCGCGAACAGTCTCTCGAACTGATAGAGGAAACTCTCGGCGGGGAATTCTGGGAGATGGTCGAGATACCTATCAGGCGCAAAAGCGGCGAAATCCGCTTTGCCCTGTGGAATTCGGCAAATGTCTTCGCCGACGACGGAGCCGACCTCATTGCCACCATCGCACAGGGTGTCGATATCACCGAACGAAAGCTCGCCGAGGAACGGCTCCGGGAGACCCTTGCCAACACCCGCGTGCTCCAGAAGGAAGCCGAGTCCGCCAACCGGGCGAAATCGGCCTTCCTGGCAAACATGAGCCATGAAATACGCACGCCCCTCAACGGCGTCATGGGCTTCATCGAGCTGCTCGCTGATACGCGGCTCGACGACACCCAGCGCGAGTACATAGGCCATATCAACACCTCCGCCCATCTTCTGCTGGATATTATCAGCAACGTTCTCGACATTTCAAAAATCGAGGCGGAGCGGTTCGAGCTGAATCCCGTTCCGTCGGACATTCGCCGGCTGATTGAATGCTCCCTCGTTCCCGTCCGTACATCCGCCGACAAAAAGGGCATTCTGCTTTCCGCACGAGTGGAGGAGAACGTTCCGGCGAACGCCGTCTTCGACCCTGTCAGGCTGGAACAGGTACTCGTCAACCTGCTGAGCAACGCCGTCAAGTTCACGGACAGGGGAAGCGTGGAACTTCTGCTGAGCTTCGCCCCGCTGGCGGAAAACCGGGGAGCCTTCACCTTCTCCGTCAGGGACACCGGTATCGGTATTTCGCCCGGGGAGATTAAGCACATCTTCGACCCCTTCTACCAGGCTGACTCGTCCAAAACGCGAAAATACGGCGGAACCGGGCTCGGACTTTCCATATCCCGGCGCCTTCTGCAGCAGATGGGAAGCTCGCTCGAGGTGGAGACCGCTCCGGGCCGGGGAAGCAGATTCTTCTTCACTGTGTGCCTGCCGTGCGAATCAGGAACGGAAGAGGCAATTCCGGCAGACCGCAATGCCCTTCCCCAGGGAAACCCAGTCCCGTCCGGGACCGGGAGCTTAAAAGAAAAAGCCGTCATACTCATTGCCGAGGACGAGCGGGTGAACAGGAAGATGCTCTCCCTACTCCTCTCAAAACTCGCCCCTTCCGCCTCCCTGGTACAGGCCGAAGACGGGGAACAGGCCGTCGCCCTCTTCCGGGAACACAGGCCGGACCTCGTTTTCATGGATCTCCAGATGCCCGGGAAAGACGGTTTTCAGGCGACCGCCGAAATCCGGGCGATGGAGACGGAAAAGACTCCAGCGGAGAGGCGTTCCTTCATCGTCGCCATCACGGCAGACGCCCAGCGGGAAACCAGGGAAGAGTGCCTCGCCCGGGGGATGGACGCCTACCTCCCGAAACCGCTGCAAAGGGAAGAAATCAGGGCAGTCCTCGATCACTGCCTCGGAACGGAGAGACCATAG
- a CDS encoding cyclophilin-like fold protein, with amino-acid sequence MIKIIQTEKHTFEVELCGGDAARNLVKTLPQEISMSRWGDEFYGTLNEKVDSGADRLQDVFEIGDVALWPAGNALCIFFGPTPASSGSEPKMASPGALLGRIKGDATVLRDCGRSLKKVRILP; translated from the coding sequence GTGATCAAGATCATCCAGACGGAAAAGCACACCTTCGAAGTGGAGCTCTGCGGCGGTGACGCCGCCCGGAACCTTGTGAAGACGCTGCCCCAGGAGATTTCCATGTCCCGCTGGGGCGACGAGTTTTACGGCACCCTGAATGAAAAGGTGGACTCCGGCGCCGACAGACTCCAGGACGTCTTCGAAATCGGCGACGTGGCTCTCTGGCCCGCGGGCAACGCCCTGTGCATCTTTTTCGGCCCCACCCCGGCAAGTTCCGGAAGCGAGCCGAAAATGGCGTCGCCGGGAGCCCTCCTGGGCAGGATCAAAGGCGACGCCACGGTGCTGCGGGACTGCGGCAGGTCGCTGAAAAAGGTCCGGATCCTGCCCTGA
- a CDS encoding HAD family hydrolase yields the protein MMESPLAFLAGEKETSSGPVRRTLEFALFDLDGTLIDSEDNHYESDRILLSRRGISFSREDKAAYVGKDIYEMVRRIRANYGLEDDVQALVDEKNALYRKIALTSSRLYPPMQPLLEGLAERGLPMAVATGSNSAIASEILDVLGVRSFFTHIVSSSEVRRGKPAPDIFLEAARRMNRAPEASVVFEDTKYGVEAALNAGMTCVALPAPGERTDDPLFRKASYLVSGGPDALDTGDFFRWLDPLL from the coding sequence ATGATGGAATCTCCCCTGGCTTTTCTCGCCGGAGAGAAAGAAACATCCTCCGGCCCCGTCAGGCGAACTCTGGAGTTTGCCCTTTTCGACCTGGACGGAACCCTCATCGACAGCGAAGACAATCACTACGAAAGCGACCGGATCCTCCTCTCCCGGCGGGGCATTTCCTTCTCCAGGGAAGACAAGGCCGCCTACGTGGGAAAGGACATCTACGAGATGGTCCGGCGCATCAGGGCCAACTACGGCCTGGAGGACGACGTGCAGGCCCTCGTGGACGAGAAGAACGCCCTGTACCGGAAGATCGCGCTTACGTCGAGCAGGCTCTATCCGCCCATGCAGCCCCTTCTGGAAGGACTCGCGGAAAGAGGGCTCCCCATGGCGGTGGCCACGGGATCCAACAGCGCCATCGCCTCGGAAATCCTTGACGTGCTGGGCGTCCGCTCCTTTTTCACCCATATCGTCTCCTCGTCGGAAGTCCGCCGGGGAAAGCCCGCACCGGACATCTTTCTCGAGGCCGCCCGGAGAATGAACAGGGCCCCTGAAGCATCAGTGGTCTTCGAGGACACGAAATACGGCGTGGAGGCGGCCCTGAACGCGGGAATGACCTGCGTCGCCCTGCCCGCCCCCGGTGAGAGGACCGACGATCCGCTCTTCCGGAAAGCCTCATACCTCGTATCCGGAGGACCTGACGCCCTGGACACGGGCGACTTCTTCAGATGGCTCGACCCCCTTCTGTAA